Within the Thermosynechococcaceae cyanobacterium Okahandja genome, the region AAAGGGGTACATACCCTGCTATTGTTATCTCTGGAAATTTTGTTTTCGTCCCACTACAGTCTGAGGAAATAAACTATGGATCCGTTAGTCGCTTCTGCTTCTGTTTTGGCTGCTGCTCTGGCCATTGGCTTGGCCTCCCTTGGTCCTGGTATCGGTCAAGGGAATGCCTCGGGTCAAGCGGTGGAAGGTATTGCCCGGCAACCTGAAGCGGAAGGCAAAATTCGGGGCACATTACTGCTGACCCTTGCCTTTATGGAATCTCTGACGATTTACGGTCTGGTGATTGCCCTGGTGCTGCTGTTTGCCAACCCCTTTGCATCCTAACTAACCCTTGGTGGGGAAGGCTCAGTTTTTGCGCTTTCCCCCTTTGTTCTGCCCCATTCTGGAGAGGCTGATGTTTGATTTTGATGCCACCCTACCTCTGATGGCTGTGCAATTTTTAATCTTGACGGTCATTTTGAATGCACTGCTCTACAAACCGCTGGGTCAGGCACTGGATAATCGGGATGAGTACATCCGCACTAACTTGCAACAGGCCAAGGAGCGGTTGCAGGAGGCTACGGCGCTAGCCAATCAGTACGAGCAGGAGTTGGCGAGTACACGCCGTGAAGCCCAAGCCATCCTGGAGGAGGCGCGCGCAGAGGCACAAAAAATTGCCACAGCGGAAATTGCCGCAGCCCAGCAGACGGTGCAAGCAGAATTAATGCAGGCTCAAGCAGAAATTGATCAGCAAAAGCAGGCCACGTTGCAAGCCCTTGAAGGTCAAGTGAGCAGCTTGAGTGAGCAGTTGTTAGCCAAGTTACTGGCCTAGGAGTTTGGGTCATGGACGCAGTGATTTTACTGGCAACGGAAGAGGTCGGGCATTTTGGGTTGAATACTAATTTGCTTGAGACCAATGTCATTAACCTTGCCATCATTATTGGGGTACTGGTTTATTTTGGCCGGGGGGTGCTGGGTAAAACCCTTGGCGATCGCCAGCAACAAATTGCCACCGCCATTGCCGAGGCGGAGGAGCGGCAACGGACAGCCGCCGCCCGCTTGGCTCAGGAGCAGCAAAAACTTGCCCAAGCCAAGGAGGAGGCTGAGCGGATCCGTGCGGAGGCGTTGGTGCGCGCCAAAGCGGCAAAGGAAGAGCTAATTGCTCAAGCGCGGCAAGAAATTGAGCGGATTAAGCAAACGGCCTCCCAAGATACCAGTGCGGCCACGGAGCGGGCGATCGCCGAAATTCGCGAACGCATTGCCACCCTTGCCCTTGCCCAAGCAGAGCAAAAATTAAAGGAGCGTTTAAGTCACGATGCGGAGCTTCAGCGCACCCTTGTTGATCGCAGTATTGCCCTACTAGGAGGCAAATGATGCAGACCACTGTCCGTGGTGAACTTGTTGAACCCTACGCCGAAGCCTTACTGTCCTTGGCACAGTCCCATCATCTTGCGGATCAGTTTCAGCAGGATACGGGTGTCATTTTGGAACTGCTGGCAACCTCAACGGAACTGCAACAATTTTTGGCGCACCCCTTAATTCAGGCGGATGCCAAAAAGAACGTTCTGCGGCAGCTTACGGTCGATAAGGTACACGGTTATTTTCTCAATTTCCTGATGTTGCTGGTGGATCGGCGGCGGATCAACCTGTTGGCCGCGATCTGTGAGCAGTACCGTGCCCTGCTGCGCAAACAGCGGAATATTGTGTTGGCGGAAGTGACGAGCGCGGTGGAATTGACCGAGCCGCAACGGCAAGCGGTGATTGATAAGGTCAAAGCCATGACCGGTGCCGCCGATGTGGAACTGGCGATCGCCACGGAGCCGGAGTTAATTGGTGGTGTGGTCATTAAAGTCGGCTCACAAATTTTTGATGCCAGCCTGCGTGGTCAACTGCGGCGCTTGAGCGTCAGCTTGGCACAGCCTATTTAACGTCTCCCTTCTCAACTGTTGTAAACTGTCTAACCCTTGAGAGCAACTCCTATGGTAAGCATCCGACCCGATGAAATCAGTAGCATTATTCGTCAGCAAATTGAGCAGTACGAACAGTCCATCAAAGTCGATAACGTTGGGACTGTGCTGCAAGTGGGCGATGGGATTGCCCGCGTCTATGGCCTCGACAAGGTGATGGCCTCGGAACTGGTGGAATTTGAAGACGGCACGGTGGGCATTGCCCTCAACCTCGAAGAGGATAACGTCGGGGTGGTGTTGATGGGGGCTGGCCTTGGCATTGAAGAAGGCTCTACGGTGCGGGCGACGGGTAAAATTGCCTCGATTCCGGTGGGTGATAAAGTTGTGGGTCGGGTTGTGGATGCCCTGATGCGCCCCATTGACGGCAAGGGAGAGATTGAAGCAACCGCCACCCGCCTGCTCGAGTCTCCGGCTCCCGGCATTGTGCAGCGCAAGTCAGTCTGTGAACCCTTGCAAACGGGGATTACCGCCATTGATGCCATGATTCCCATTGGTCGTGGTCAGCGGGAGCTGATCATTGGTGACCGCCAAACCGGTAAGACGGCGGTGGCGATCGACACCATCCTCAACCAAAAAGGCCAAGACGTGATCTGCGTCTATGTGGCCATTGGTCAGAAAGCCTCCAGCGTTGCCCAGGTGGTGAATGTGCTGCGGGAGCGCGGTGCCCTAGACTACACGATTGTTGTGGCCGCCAACGCCAGTGACCCTGCGGCGTTGCAGTACTTGGCTCCCTACACCGGCGCTAGTATTGCCGAGTACTTCATGTACCAAGGTAAGCATACCCTCGTCATTTACGATGACCTCTCGAAGCAAGCCCAAGCTTACCGGCAAATGTCCCTGCTGCTCCGCCGTCCCCCGGGGCGTGAAGCCTATCCGGGTGATGTGTTCTACCTGCACTCGCGCCTTTTGGAGCGGGCCGCGAAACTGAACGATGCCCTCGGTGGCGGTAGCATGACGGCGCTGCCGGTGGTGGAAACCCAAGCGGGGGACGTGTCCGCCTATATTCCCACCAACGTTATTTCCATTACCGAT harbors:
- a CDS encoding F0F1 ATP synthase subunit B'; protein product: MFDFDATLPLMAVQFLILTVILNALLYKPLGQALDNRDEYIRTNLQQAKERLQEATALANQYEQELASTRREAQAILEEARAEAQKIATAEIAAAQQTVQAELMQAQAEIDQQKQATLQALEGQVSSLSEQLLAKLLA
- a CDS encoding F0F1 ATP synthase subunit B, with protein sequence MDAVILLATEEVGHFGLNTNLLETNVINLAIIIGVLVYFGRGVLGKTLGDRQQQIATAIAEAEERQRTAAARLAQEQQKLAQAKEEAERIRAEALVRAKAAKEELIAQARQEIERIKQTASQDTSAATERAIAEIRERIATLALAQAEQKLKERLSHDAELQRTLVDRSIALLGGK
- the atpE gene encoding ATP synthase F0 subunit C, with product MDPLVASASVLAAALAIGLASLGPGIGQGNASGQAVEGIARQPEAEGKIRGTLLLTLAFMESLTIYGLVIALVLLFANPFAS
- the atpA gene encoding F0F1 ATP synthase subunit alpha, translating into MVSIRPDEISSIIRQQIEQYEQSIKVDNVGTVLQVGDGIARVYGLDKVMASELVEFEDGTVGIALNLEEDNVGVVLMGAGLGIEEGSTVRATGKIASIPVGDKVVGRVVDALMRPIDGKGEIEATATRLLESPAPGIVQRKSVCEPLQTGITAIDAMIPIGRGQRELIIGDRQTGKTAVAIDTILNQKGQDVICVYVAIGQKASSVAQVVNVLRERGALDYTIVVAANASDPAALQYLAPYTGASIAEYFMYQGKHTLVIYDDLSKQAQAYRQMSLLLRRPPGREAYPGDVFYLHSRLLERAAKLNDALGGGSMTALPVVETQAGDVSAYIPTNVISITDGQIFLSSDLFNAGLRPAINAGISVSRVGSAAQIKAMKQVAGKLKLELAQFDELQAFAQFASDLDKATQNQLARGQRLREILKQPQYSPIPVEYQVATIYAGTNGYLDDIPVEAVAKFVAGLRDYLQTSKPQYGEAVRASQKLDETAEAALKEAIAEYKAGFTA
- the atpH gene encoding ATP synthase F1 subunit delta, giving the protein MQTTVRGELVEPYAEALLSLAQSHHLADQFQQDTGVILELLATSTELQQFLAHPLIQADAKKNVLRQLTVDKVHGYFLNFLMLLVDRRRINLLAAICEQYRALLRKQRNIVLAEVTSAVELTEPQRQAVIDKVKAMTGAADVELAIATEPELIGGVVIKVGSQIFDASLRGQLRRLSVSLAQPI